The Brassica oleracea var. oleracea cultivar TO1000 chromosome C6, BOL, whole genome shotgun sequence genome includes a region encoding these proteins:
- the LOC106299113 gene encoding RING-H2 finger protein ATL11, whose amino-acid sequence MNTRSRIILSRSIIGHHGSSLRLLLFLVLFSGQVSAETHNGSDMYGESSRFDPTMAILMIVLVSVFFALGFFSIYIRRCLERCMGSNNQHPLDVGGNWLSLSRPQARGLDASVVETFPTFRYSTVKTLKIGKEALECPVCLNEFEDDETLRLLPKCCHVFHPGCVDAWLRSHATCPLCRADLVPVPGESVVSVQIPGLADNAPGSDLTGNRTMVLSSPDVRLIDSVALTGNQSRPRRSLSTGWNLAGIFTNSDSPGQHAENLDRFTLRLPENIHNKLVNPSLSKSHVELPQVMSSARGYRAGGLETDRNYFYYERFDDQDGRLDRRPFSITPPYRTCSINTSPCGSGDQVRSATPKGGLLLAMKSPFDRLFLGKNKNIGERSSSINIGERSSDHLRSADASPV is encoded by the exons ATGAACACCCGAAGTAGAATCATCCTCAGCCGTTCGATCATTGGTCACCATGGTTCGAGTCTACGGCTACTTCTCTTTCTCGTGCTCTTCTCCGGCCAAGTTTCAGCTGAAACTCACAACGGTTCAGATATGTATGGAGAAAGCTCTCGGTTCGACCCAACCATGGCAATACTCATGATCGTCCTGGTCAGCGTCTTCTTCGCTCTCGGGTTTTTCTCCATATACATCCGTAGGTGTCTTGAACGATGCATGGGCAGCAACAACCAACACCCCCTCGACGTCGGCGGCAACTGGCTTTCCCTGAGCCGTCCACAGGCTCGTGGACTCGACGCGTCGGTCGTCGAGACATTTCCGACGTTCCGATACTCAACGGTGAAGACGCTCAAGATTGGCAAAGAAGCCCTTGAGTGTCCTGTTTGCTTAAACGAGTTCGAAGACGATGAAACGCTGCGTTTGCTTCCTAAATGTTGCCACGTGTTCCATCCTGGTTGTGTAGACGCTTGGCTCCGGTCTCACGCCACATGTCCTCTCTGCCGCGCCGATCTCGTCCCTGTACCGGGTGAATCTGTTGTTTCTGTCCAGATACCCGGTTTAGCTGATAATGCTCCCGGTTCTGATTTAACCGGTAACCGCACTATGGTCTTGAGTTCTCCGGATGTGAGGCTAATTGACTCGGTGGCGTTGACCGGTAACCAGAGTAGGCCACGTAGGTCTCTGTCTACCGGATGGAATTTAGCCGGTATTTTTACCAATTCTGACTCGCCCGGTCAACATGCAGAGAATCTTGACCGGTTCACGCTTAGGTTACCGGAAAACATTCACAATAAGCTCGTGAACCCAAGCCTTTCGAAAAGCCACGTAGAGTTACCTCAGGTGATGAGTTCAGCTAGAGGGTACAGAGCCGGTGGACTAGAGACGGATCGAAACTATTTCTACTATGAACGGTTTGATGACCAAGATGGCCGGTTAGACCGTAGACCATTCTCCATAACACCTCCGTACCGGACATGTTCGATCAATACGTCTCCATGTGGCAGTGGTGATCAG GTGCGTTCTGCTACACCCAAGGGTGGTTTGCTTCTAGCGATGAAATCACCGTTTGATCGGTTGTTTCTTGGAAAGAATAAGAATATTGGTGAACGTTCATCAAGCATCAACATCGGTGAGCGTTCGTCGGATCACCTTCGCTCCGCCGATGCTAGCCCTGTGTAG